The sequence ATGCCCGGCCCCGCGGTGCTTCCCGAGCCGGGCGGAGGCGGCGCCGCCGCGGGGATGCCGGGGGCCACCATGGCCATGGACACGAAGAGGGTGAAGGCCTGTCCGCAGACCTGCCCCAGGGCCTTGGCGAGGTCGGGCGCGTTCTCGCCTCGGAGGCCCGCCGACTGGAGGGCGCTCTTGGCGAGGTTCTCGATTTCGGAGGCGCTCGGAGCCGGCATGGGTCAACCCTTGGCCTTCACCTTCTGCGAGCCCTTGAGCGGCGCTCCGGTGAAGTAGCACTTGTGGCTTCCCTCGGTGATGACGCCGGTGCCGCCGGTGCCCAGGTCGATGTTGCCCGAGGCGTCCACCGTGGCGTCCTTGCACTTGAGCTGCACGTTGCCGTCGACCTCGATGCTCAGGTCCTTCTTGCCCACGATGGAGATGGTGTCGTCCTGCTTCACCGTCACCACCGTCTCGCCGGCGGTGATGACCACCGACTGGTCCTTGTCGATGGCGATGGACGTCTTGCCGCCCGGAGGCGAGACGACGCGCCACTCGTCCTCGGCGTGCTCGGGCGGGTTGGTTGCATCCGAGTAGAGCCGTCCCACCACGATGGGGCGGTTGGGGTCTCCCCCAACGTAGGAGATGAGGACGAGGTCGCCCACGCGCGGCGCGCTCACCATGCCCACGTGCGGCGTGGTGATGGGCACGCGCCGCAATTCCAATCCGCCCTCGCGCAGCTTCACGTTGCACTCGTGGTTGTGCGCGTCGCCCTCGGCATGGGGGAAGGTGCTCGTCACCTCGCCGATGTCGCCCAGGCGCAGCGAGGCGAGCTCGTCGCGGATGATGGCCCGCATCAGGCTCACGAGGTCACTCATGAAGTCCCTCCCGCCAGGGCGGGCTTGAGAGTGCCCGCGGTCGAGGTCTTGCCCGGAGTCACCGCCTTCTTCGGAGGCTCCGTCACGAGGCGTTCCTCGTACGACTTCAGCGTGGCCGCGAAGTCCACGACGGACTGTCGCAACCGGGCCAGCGCCTCGGGTGGCAGCAGTCCCCTCAAGATGGCCTCCGCGCCCTTGCGGACCTTGTTCATGACGTCGAGCATGGCCCGGGCCGCCTTGGTGAGGGGGACGAGCGCATCGAGGCCGGCCTGCCGCAGGTCGTCCTCCGAGCTCTCAGCGAGGCTCTGGGCCTGCTGCAGCGAGGGGTCCAATGCCTCCAGCATCTTGGGGATGGCGGCCACCTTCTCCAGCTTTGCAATCCACTCGACGAGCTTGCCCAGCACCGTGCCGAGCGCCTGCAGTCCCTGCTTCACCGGCCCGCCGATGCCGAGCTGCCGCACCAGGTCCACCAGCGCCTCGACAGTCTGCGTCTTGAACAGCTCATCCAGCGCCTGGATGAGCCGGGAGATGCCGTCGACGATGTCGCTCGCGGTGCTCATCACTTCACCCCCAGGTCCTGGAAGGGAGCCATCACGTCGAAGTCCTGGATCTGCATGCCCAGCGCCTGGGCTTCGTCCACCACGCGCCTCAGCTTGGCGAGGAAGTCGCTCGCCCCGGCGAGGCCCTTCACGATGCTGAGCGCCGCGCCGAGGTCGACGCCGGTCAACTCCTCCAGCACGTTGATGCCCTCGGTGGCGAGCTTCTCGATGAACGACCCCAGGTTGCCGCCGTTCTTCAAGACATCGATGAAGTCGCCGATGATTTGGGGATTCACCTTGCCCAGCGCGCCGAGCAGGGAGCCGAAGTTCTTGCCGCTCAGCTTGCCCTGGCCCTTCGTGACGACGTCGCCGAGCTCGCCCGCGCTCAGGTGTCCGAGCAGGCCGGGGTTCTTGTCGACGGCCGACATCAACGAGTCGGGGTTCTGCAGCACGCCGGCGGCATCTACCGCGCCCTCGGCCCACGAAGCGGCGTCGTTGGCCACGGCGTCATTCACCGCGGCGACGCCCGCGTTGGCGGGCTGGGGCGGCTCCTGATGCTCGCGGACCTTCAGGTAGAAGCTGAACCGGTTCTGGTGACCGGCGAGCTGCTTCACCTGGAAGTCGGCGATGATGACCTCGGTGAGGTCGGCTCCGGCGATGGCGTCCGCGGCGAACGACATCGGCTGGGCCTTCGTCTGCGCCTGGCGCAGCTCCTCGAGGGCGGCCTGCGTGTCCTCGCCCAGGAGGATGCCCTCCATCACCACCGTGACGGGCTCGCGGCCGAGGTCCTGGAAGACGCTGCCGGACTGACCGGGGACGCGCTGCTGCACGAGGTTGCGAGCGTCCTCGGTGTAGATGTTCGTCAGGCCGACGAGCTCTATCTTGCCGATGCGTACGGGCATCTCAGAACTCCATCCGCGTGACGAAGCCCGTCTTCATGCTCAGCGTGTGCCGCACCGTGCGCACGCGCAGCACCTTGCCGGAGGCCAGCGCATTCACCGGGTGCTCGGAGGGAATGTCATCGAGCTTCACCAACTCACCCGGCTTCACCTTCGGGCTGCCCAGAACCTCGATGAATCCTCGCACGGGACGCGAGGCCAGCAGCGTCATCTTCGCCTTGGCCAGGGTGGCCGCGTCGTCTCCCGTCCTCACCGCTCCGTCTCGCACCTCCCGCATGAGCTTGCCCGCACTGGCGGGCTTCACTTTGAAGGAGTTGTCCACGGAGGCCTTGCCGCTCACCGAGGACAGGTCCTTGACGAGCCAGTGGGCCTTGTCGGAGCCCTGGGTGCTCGCCGCGCCTTCGCCCCACACCTGCACGCCGTCCTGGACCGGTGTGACCTGCTCGAGCCCGGTGCGCAGCACCTGCTCCTGATAGGTGAAGGTGTGGTCCGCGCCGCCCTGCTTCGGCGCGGCGAAGTGCACCTTGCCATCTCCATCCGTGTACACGTCGAAGCCGCACAGCTCGGCCAGCCGCTGGAGGTGACGGAGCGCTCGCGGTCCACGGTGGAGCACGTAGCTGGGGAACTTGGGGCCGTCTTCAATCTTCCCCGCGGTGGCTCCGGCCTTCTGCACCAGTTCCTTGGCGATGGCTCCGGCCGACATCTGCTCGTACGCCCCATCCAGGTCGAACCGCGCGAGCTTCGCCAGCCCATCGCTGCCCACGACGATGGCCGTGTCGGGTGAGGCCTTCGTCTCCTGCACCTCGCCGGTGAAGACGGTGGCGCCGCCGTTTCCGTCATCGAGGCTGATGGTCGTCGTGTCGCCGGGTTTGGGAGGTGCCGAGCCCGTGGCGACCAATTCCAGGTAGCAGTGGCCTCCGGCGCCATCCATGGTCAGCGCGCAGGAGATGGAGCGCACCTGTCCATTGCCCGCGCGGGGCTGGCTCGAAGCCTGGAAGGAGCCAATCGTCACCTCGTAGGCGATTCCCGCCATGGGCTCACACCTCCAACCCGTGGCGGCGAGCGGTGTCGCGGAGGATTTCGACGAGCGCCTCTTCGAGCGCGCGCCGGTCCACGCCGGACGAGGCGCCGGACGGCTCCAGGTGGACGTTGACGTTGAACGTGTTGCGCACGGCCTCGCCTGGAGGTGTCGCGGCGCTCTCGGAGCGCTGTGGAGGGAGTGCGGAGCGTGTGAGCTGGTGGGCCTGCTCCAGGACGGGCGCCATGCCACTCGCGAGCGGGGCGGCGATGCCCGGTGGGACGGGGCTCGGTGAGCGCACCGGGGCCGTGAGCTCGGGAGCCGGGAGGAACGTGAGCCGGCGCTCGGGGCGCGGCGCCTCGCCCTGGTTGGAGGGCGGGACGGAACGCTCCGTGGGACGCGCGACGGGCGAGCTCGCAGTGGTGCGCTCGGAGCGGGAGATGAGCCGGACGAGACGCCTTTCAGCAACGCGTGAGCCGCCGGAAGCGTTGGTGTCGCTCGGGCTCGCGGGAGTGCTGGAGAGTCCCCCGCGGATGGTTCCGCTCGCGTGCAGTGACGGGGCCTGAGTGCCGGCGGAGTCCGAAAGGGAGGACGCCGCACCTTGGCTCGCGTGGAGCGACGGAGCGGAAGAGCCGGAGCGTCCCGCGCGGATGTCTTCCACCGCTCGGCTTACGTCGAGCGACGGAGCGGAAGAGCCGGAGCGTCCCGCGCGAATGGCTTCCACCGCCTGGCTCGCGTGGAGTGACGGAGCGGAAGTGCCGGCGAGCTCCGCCCGTATGGCTTCCACCGCCGGGCTCGCGTGGAGCGACGGAGCGGAAGTGCCAACGAGTTCCGCGCGGAGGGGTTCCACTGCCTGGCTCGCGTGGAGCGACGGAGCGGAAGTGACGGAGAGCCCGGCGTGCGTGGCATCCACTGCTTGGCTCGCGTGGAGCGACGGAGCGGAAGAGCCGGAGCGCCCGGCGTGGGTGGCATCCACTGCTCGGCTCGCGTGGAGTGACGGAGCAGGGGAGCGGGGGAGATTCGCGCGGGTGGCTTCCACCACGCTCCCGGTGTGCTGCGTCTCCGCCAGGGCGTGGTCCTGAACAGGGGCAGCGACGGACGACGAACCGTCCACGGACGTCGTGTCCGAGATGGCGAGTGGAAGCTCGAAACGCGGTCCGGTGCTCCGAGTCTCCGCCGTTTCGACATCGGCCGGAGATGGATGAAGCGGGGCTCGCGGCGGAGCCGTCAAACGGGGCTCGAGATGGGAGATGAGACGCACGAGACGTCTGTCCCGCTGGCGAGCACCGCTGGGGGTGGAGGGGGCACGCGGAAGTGGCTCGGAGACGCCCGACGCCAGCTCTCCCGCAGTGAGTGGCTCACCTCCTGCCACGAGCGTCCCGGCGCGTGAGGCCGTGTCTTCGGAAGACGGGCGGGGAGCGGTCGAACGGGTGAGGTCGGCCGTGGCCTCTCCGGAGCCGGACACGGCTGCCGCCGGTGCGGGCTGTTCCGAAGCCTCGGAGGACTCCTGCCTGGAGGCCGCTGGAAGCCGGACGCCCAACTGCTTCGCGACGGACTCCATCGCCCGGAATGCCGGGCGCGCGAGGAGCGAGGAAAGCTCCCGGGTCGTGGTGGATGAGCGCATCGTCAGTCCTCCACCTGGATGACCACCGCATCTGGATGGTCGGCGAGGCTCGGTGCCCGGCGCACGGGCGCGGAAGCCGGTGCCGCTGGCTCCACCACCTCCAGCAGCGCGAGCAGCCGGTCCACCTCGGCCGCGGGCGTCTCCCAGACCTGAGAGGGAGTCCAGCCGAGCGCCTTGCACAGGCGCAGCGTCGTCCGCGCCAGCTTCTGGCTGTCCGCGTCCGAGGCCTTCATCCTCCGGTCCTCATCGCGCTCCCCGGAGTCGTTGAGCGCGACGGCCACCTCGAGCAGCGCGGCCGTGGTGGCCCCGTCGAGCATCGCCAGCTCCAGCCCGGCGGGCTCCAGGGCCACGACGGAGGCGGAGAGCATGGCGCGCAGGTACCGCTCCAGGCTGAGCTCCTGGCCGCCACCGGCGCTCGGGGTGAGGCTGTCGCTCAAGGCCCTGGAGCGCTCCGCGAAGGTCCACGGACGCAGCCGCGCGCGCACGGAGCCAGCCCGCACCCACCCGTCTGCCTGCAACCCGGAGCCTGCCTCGTATCCACCGGTGGTGGCCCACCAGAGCGCCACGGGCGCCAGCTCCTCGACGAGGGGCGCCGGCACCTCCGAGTCCCGCAGCACGTCGCGAGCGAAGCTGTCGGCATCGAACCGGAGCCCCTGCTCATCGGCGGTGGCATGACGGTCCAGCGCCCGCAGGTGCTGCTCGAAGCTCCAGCGGCGGAGCCGGACGCGCTCGCCCGTGGAGGTGTCCACCTCCAGCGCCTCGCCCGGGGTTCCCACCTGCACGGAGAAGCGTCTGCCGTCCACCTCGATGGAGAAGGGGACGGCAGCGCTGGACTCCCGGGCCGTGCGCGTGGGCACCTCAGGCACGTGTTACTCCTCGCGAACCCGCGTGGCGGTGAAGGCGTAGGTCGTGGCCGCGCTGCCGTGCGCATCGAGCTGGAAGGCCTTGCCCTCCACGAAGCAGTCATCGAACGACAGCGTGCGCGTGTCGTCGGTGCCCTCGGTGCGCTTCAGGCTCGCCACGAGCTGGAACTTCGCGCGGTCCTGCAGCAGCTTGTCGAGCGCGAGGTGGGCCGAGCGGATGACGAGCTCACCGTGCACGGTGCGCAGGCCGAAGATGACGTCCACCCGCTCGTTCGAGCCGATGGCACGGATGTCCTCGCGCTCGGTGACGACGCGGAAGACGAGGGACTGGAGTCCTTCGACGGGATTTCCGTCGACGAGGACGCTGCTACGGTTGGCGGAGAAGACCGTCGGCATCAGCGTAGTTCCTCATCAAACCTGGACCGTGATGGTCGCGTAGATGTAGTCGATGGCGCGCACCGGCCTCACGGCCATGTTCACGCGGACGATGCCCAGGGCGAAGTCTGCCTGCGAGGAGTAGACCTCCACCTTGAAGGCGGGGTCCTTGCCGTCCGTGGACGGGACGATGGCCCCGTCCTTCTCCATCTGCACCAGGGCCTCGACCAGCTTCTGCTTGAGCGCGGTGCGCCCGTCGGCGTTGTTCAGCAGGCCGATGAAGAGGTCCCCAATCATCTTCAGCATGCGCACGGCCCGGTCGGCCACGCGGCGGACGTTGATCTGGTCTCCGTCCGTGGTGAGCCCGCGGAGCACGATGGTGCCGCGTCCACGCTCCAGCACCACGGGGACCACGTTGCCCCGGAGCAGGGCCTTCTGGTCCTCCGTGGAGATGGGGGGCAGGTCGCCCAGCCCCGACACCCGCTTGAAGGTGGGCGAGTGGAAGTAGGGGAGGTTGCCCACCAGGCCCGTCACCGCGCCCACCACGCCGTTGGGCGCCACCAGCACGAACCGGTCGCTCACCAGGTTGCTCGCGAGCTGCGCGTGCGTGTCCGAAGCTCCGGTCCTCGGCACCTGGCCGAAGCCGATGCGGCCCTTGCACTCGTCGCTCAGGGCATTGCAGTGGCTGATGACGGCGCCGTAGATGCGCGTCACCCTCGTCAGGTCCGAGAAGTCCTGGACGGCGGCGAGCACCATGTCCACGTCCGCCTCGTCGCGGAGCCTGTCCAGCGCGGCGGCATAGTCGGCGACGCTCGCGTCCTGTCCGCCCGCGAGGGTGGACTCGCCCGCCTTGGGCCACCCCACCGCCTTCGTCTCATCCACCTTCACGAAGGACGAGCCCCTCAGCGTGGCGGTGAGCGAGGCGAGCGCCTGGCTGCGGTACACCTCCAGGATTTCCTCGCGGCCGGCGACCCTGCGCAGCACCTGCACGTCGAAGGAGAGGGACTGGTCGATGTTGTCGCGGTAGGAGACGCGGACGACGAGGCCGTTGGCCCACGGCCCGGGCGCGCGCGCCGCGAACGGAACCCCGGCCTTGTCGTTGGAGATGTCAGAGCCGGCCGTCTGGGCGGCGGTGGCCGCGTCCTGGCGCGCCTTGGCGGCCGTGTACCTGTCTTCCGCCGCCTTGAGCTCGGTGGCGTCGGTCCCCGTGCCGGCCTTGAGCGCGTCCCACTTCTTCTTGGCGTCGTCCGCCGCGGCCGTGGCGTCGCGGACCTCCTTGGTCAGCAGGTCCCGGAAGGCCTTGGCCTTGGTCTCGTCTCCGGCGTGGACCGCGCGCGCGGTGGCTCCCGCATTCGGGGGGAGCGGCGAGATGACCAGCTCCGAGACGCCGTTGTCGAGCGCCTGCCGCGCCTCGGGAAGGCTGTAGGCGCTGCCGCGGCCGAGCACCTCGACGTAGCGGGACCAGTTCCCCGCCCGGGTGACCTTGAGCTCGTTCTGCTCGGTCAGCTCTGCGCGCTCGGTGAAGCCGATGAGCCCCAGCACTCCAGACGGCGCGAGCTGCTGGGGCAGCACTTCCTTGACCACCGTTACCTGGACACCGGGAATGATGAGGCCACTGGCCATACGCTCTCCGTACCCTCGTAGACGAGGGGGTGGATGCTCCTGCTCAGGGTGCAGGTGCCCTGGACCGCGCGCGCCAGCGGTGCTCGCGCACCCCGTGGGCGGACGCGGTCCTCTTCAATTTGTCGTGGGAGGACGGAGAGTCCCGCGGCTTGGAAGCGGGGCTCCCGGCGGCACCCGTACGCTCAGGTGGTGGCGGGGAGCGCCAGACCCGACTTCTTCAGGGCGGCAATCGTCTCGGCCGCCAGGGCCTCGGTCTTGCCCGCGAGCGCGCCGACGACCTTCATGAGCAGGTCGACGATGGCCACGATGTGCTCGATGCCCGCGTTCACGAAGTCGACGATGACGTTGAGGAAGCGCTTCGCCGTCTCCGCGAAGCTCTGCGCGCTGGACGGCAACAGGTCCAGCGTGGATGCGACCACGTCCCGGCCCGCCGTGATGACATCCTTGATGCCGTTGAGCACCTTCGGGTCGGTCAACTGCTTCACGACGCCCGTCACCGAGTCGAGCACGTTGCTCAGCGTGGTCTGCACCGCGTTCAGGATGACCGTGGGCAGCTGCTTGAGAACGTCCTTGAAACCCTGGCTGGTGACGGCCGTGTACAGCTTGTACAGCGCCTGCTCGATCTTGATCGCCGTATTGTCGACCGTTGCGAGCACCGTGGATGCGTCCGGCATACGAACACCCTTTTCAGGAAGGAATGACGTCGAGCAGCTCGGAAATCCGTGAGGCAACTGTGCTGTCAGAATCCGTACACACAGTAAGGCCGCCTCTCGTCGCTATGCAAGCCTATTCACGCTATTCGGGTATTGGCTGCGGAAGATGTTACCGAGGCGTTCCGGTGAGACGCTCCGCGTCGGCGTACCCATGGAGTCGCCTGTAGCAGTTGGCCTCTTTCGCGAGGGCGCGCTCCATGACGCAGGGCTCCGCCGGGAAGCGCGGGTCCTGGCGCCGTCGGCCGCAGTGGCCCCCGATACTGGTGGCGTGAAGCGCGGCTCGTCCGTGGAGACGTCCACCGAAATGCGCGTGACACTTCACGGAAGTCGGACAGGGGGCTCTGTCGAGGGGAGGGCTGGAGCAGAGGGGCCGTGGCGGAGTGGTCTGCTCCCCGATTTTCGGACCCACTGGAGCGGAGAGGGCTCTTTCGGCCAGGAACCAGGTGGGTCGCGAGGAAGAGCCGGTTGACCGGCGAGCGTTGGGTTCACGTTCCGCGGGAGGCGGAGACTCCTGCCGCTGCTGGGGGACGTCGCGCGAGAGCACGGCCTCACAGCGCAGCGGCTTTCCCGGTGGCGGCATGACGCTCAGCGCCATCAGGGGCGCTCGGGATGGCCCCCGGTGCCCGCGGCTTCGCTACGGAGCGTCCGGCTTCTCGCGCGCGGCTCGTTCACGATGTTCCCAGCCCAAGGCGTTCAGGAACGAGCCAGCTTGATATGTGCCGAAGCTACGTCGCACATGGACGCGCCACGTGCGAGTCATTGAGTCGCAGGATGTGCTTTCGAGCGAATACAGACAACAGGCCTGGGTGTGATTGGGGGTATTCCGGCACATGGCGGGAAATGCCCTGACGCAAGACGGCGCTGTTTATCAATTCCCGAGGACGATGTTCACGTGGTGTCCGTCTGTTCTTTCTGGCATTCTTTCGCCTCCCACACCCAGGAGGACATTCCATGAAGTACTGGCTGCTCGTGATGTTGCTGCCTCTCTTCCTGTTGCTCGGAGCTTGTGGCGGCGTTGTGGAAGGGGATGAAGTTGGCGGGCCTCCCACCGGCACACTTCGTCAGGAACTGACGCCGTGCCTGATGGATTGCTACCAGGCGCAGGGGTGTGACATCTACGACGTGCCCTGCCAGGTGGCGTGCCGCAACAGCTGTGCCTATTGCGAGAACTCGCTATGCCAGGACATTTGCATGACAGCAGGGTCGAGCTCGGAGGAGTGCCTCAGCTGCATCAATACCTGCATGCAGTGATGAAGAACCGTTAACCTCACGGCACGGGGCGGCCAGAATGGAGCGCGGCCGCCTTGCGCTGCTTCCGGTGCGGTGTGCGCTCCCGCCTCGGGTGACACCCGCCTCGAGCCCCAGGGCCGTGAAAGAGGGCGGCACGTCTGATGAATGGGCGCCACGGCGGGGCCTCGTGCCTCCGGCGTCCATGCCCTCGGGGGGCTACATGGATTGCTGCGCTGTCTCACGGACCGGTTGGCGTGGCGTCGTGCTGTCCGCCCTGCTGGTGCTCGTGGGGCTGGCTGGCGTGCTACCTGGCGACGCGCGCCGCGCCGCGAGCGCCTTGTCTCGTGTGCGTCAGGAACAGTTGCCCTGGGAGTGCACCTCCGTCACCGTGGAGGAACTGACGCGGCACGCGAGGGCTCGACGAATGCAGGCAACGAGAAGGCAGCTGACCTTGTTTGTGCCAGGGCCTCTTGCCGAGGAGATAGAGGCTGTCCGGCACGTGGTGGACCCGGTGCAGAAGCGGCTCATCCCTGCTCACGTGACTCTGTGCAGGGAGGACGAGCTCGGCGGGCGCTCCGAAGGAGAGCTCGACGCCCTCCTCGTGGCGCCTCACCTGAAGCCGGTGACCTTGCGGTTTGGCGAGCCGGAAGCCTTCTATGAGCACGGAATCGTGATGTATTGCATTGAAGGGCTCGAGGACTTTCAAGCGCTACGCCAGTCGATTCTCGGGGCCCACGGCCTCAAGGTGCACCGGCCCCACCTCACGCTCGCGCATCCCCGCAACCCACGGGCCCCGGGCAACGCGTTGGAGCGCGCCGCGGGACTGCGCAGCCTGCCGCCAATCACTTTCAAGACCCTCTGCCTCATCGAGCAGACAGCGGGCAGTCCGTGGCAGGTGCTTCGCTCGGTCGAGCTATCAGCCTCGTAGCAATGCGACAGCCCGTCTGAAACCAGTGAGAGGCGTTCCTCATGGCATGGGCGGGCCTCGATGCATGTGGGGGCCCACGAGATGCCAGCGTCTCCCGGGGACGCACGCGCCTTCCGCCCGGACGCAGCTTCATCTCCGCGCGCGTCACCCACCCGGGCAATCCCCCGATGTTCACTGGGTTCCGGCTTTCACGAGATGCTGGTGCACGACGTGCAAGGGCCTCCGCGCACGTGGCGCACCCCCACCGACGTGGGAGGAAGTGGACGCCACGGTTCGAGGCCCCTCATGTGCACCGACTTCCTCATCACCGGCAATGACACGCGCGCCGCCCCCACGCCCATCGCCGTCAATGGCCGCAGCATGGAGTTCGGAGCCGACCTGGGCTCGCAGCTCCTGGTCCACGCGCCGGGCGAGTCCTTCCACTCTCTGGCGCCCGACCTCAAGCAGGGGCTGAAGTGGACGTCGAAGTATGGCTACGTCGGCCTCACCGCCCTGAGCAAGGACGTCATCGTGGATGGCCTCAACACGGCGGGCCTGTCCGTGGGCGCGCTGTGGGCGCCGGGCTCCACCTATCCGAAGGTGAGCAAGTCGTCACAGGCCCTGGCGCTGGTGAACTTCGTGAATTGGGCACTGGGGACATGCGCGACGGTGGCGGACGTGAAGACCGCGCTCACGAGCGGCGACGTACAGGTCTGGGAGGGTGACCTGCTGGCGAAGCTGCTCCCGCTGCACTTCCCCGTGCACGACGCCGCGGGCAACAGCATCGTGGTGGAGTTCACCAACGGGCAGCTCAACGTCTACGACAACCCCGTCGGCGTCTGCACGAACGACCCGCCGTTCCCCGTGCAGCTCCAGAACCTGGGCGGGTTCTCCAACCTGTCGCCCTGGGACTCGAAGGGCACGGAGCTGGGCAGCGAGTTCTTCAAGCCCGCGGGCCATGGCAGCGGCATGCGCGGCCTGCCGGGAGACTCCACGCCCCCGGCGCGCTTCGTCCGCGCCGCGTATCTCAAGCAGTACTCGCAGCCGCTCGTCACCGCGGCGGATGCCACCACGCTCGCCTTCCACCTGCTCAACGCGGTGGACATCCCGCTGGGCACGAGCCGCTCCACCAACGCGCTCAACAAGGAGGAGGTGGACTACACGCAGTGGGTCGTCGTGAAGGACCTGGTCGCGAAGACGCTGTCCGTGCGCTTCTACGTCAACCCGCTCGTGTACTCCGTCAACCTGAACACGCTCGACTTCAGCGGCGCCGCCGGGAAGCCGTTCCCCGTTCCGACCTCGCCCACCAGCATCGACCTCACCGAGAAGCTGTCGAGCTGAGCGCCCGTCCCAGGGAAGCAGGCGTTTCATCCGACGGGCTGCGTGTTGATGCTGCGGACGACACGCAGTTCCGTGGACGCTATGGAGGGCGACTGGGTCTACAGGATGTTGCCCGCGCTAACCGGATGGCTCAACGCCGCTTCTGCGGGGCGATTACACGGTCGAGCTGCTTGGTGACCTCCAACCATGCGGAGTCTTTGTTCTTGTGCGCGCTGATGGGTTTGTCGTCGGGCTGAATCGCCTGGATCTTACCCAGCTCCAGCTTGTCGTAGCGACACGGACGAATCACGACAGGCACAACTTCGCACTCCCCTGCGTCGCGCCGCTCCATCACGCGAGGAAGTTCCTGCTCCATGCAATATGAGGAGCGGATGAAGTCGTTGCTCAGAAGCAGAATGACGATTCGGGCCCAGCTTAGACGGGTCAGGATTTCGTCCTCCCAGGTCTGCCCCGGCGCGACGAGCTCATCAGCCTGTACCTCCAGCTCGCCTTTGCGCTCGTACGGAACCAGTGCCGCACGGAGTTGGTCCAGAAAGCGCCAATCCTTACGTGCGTAGCTGATGAATACCGGGAGCGAATCACGCCCAAGGATTTGATCGTAGTCGGGGAGACGGAGTTTTCCCACATCGATAAGCTTTGCGCGCGGGGCTCCCGGAAGATCGACACCATCCAGAAGCTCTTTCACTGAGAAGTCGCGTAGCTCGTCGCCAATCTCTACTGCAATCTTAGCTCGCTCTGTGCGCTCGTATTTGAGCAGCAGCTCATGCTTTACGACGGCATCCGGGAATCCGGGAATCGGCACGTACTCGGTAACAGGCAGCTTCTCGTAGCTCTTATGAATTCGTTCGAAGTGCTCACGGATGATGCCGAGC comes from Pyxidicoccus parkwaysis and encodes:
- a CDS encoding 2'-5' RNA ligase family protein: MLSALLVLVGLAGVLPGDARRAASALSRVRQEQLPWECTSVTVEELTRHARARRMQATRRQLTLFVPGPLAEEIEAVRHVVDPVQKRLIPAHVTLCREDELGGRSEGELDALLVAPHLKPVTLRFGEPEAFYEHGIVMYCIEGLEDFQALRQSILGAHGLKVHRPHLTLAHPRNPRAPGNALERAAGLRSLPPITFKTLCLIEQTAGSPWQVLRSVELSAS
- a CDS encoding DNA circularization N-terminal domain-containing protein, translating into MPVRIGKIELVGLTNIYTEDARNLVQQRVPGQSGSVFQDLGREPVTVVMEGILLGEDTQAALEELRQAQTKAQPMSFAADAIAGADLTEVIIADFQVKQLAGHQNRFSFYLKVREHQEPPQPANAGVAAVNDAVANDAASWAEGAVDAAGVLQNPDSLMSAVDKNPGLLGHLSAGELGDVVTKGQGKLSGKNFGSLLGALGKVNPQIIGDFIDVLKNGGNLGSFIEKLATEGINVLEELTGVDLGAALSIVKGLAGASDFLAKLRRVVDEAQALGMQIQDFDVMAPFQDLGVK
- a CDS encoding phage baseplate assembly protein V, whose product is MSDLVSLMRAIIRDELASLRLGDIGEVTSTFPHAEGDAHNHECNVKLREGGLELRRVPITTPHVGMVSAPRVGDLVLISYVGGDPNRPIVVGRLYSDATNPPEHAEDEWRVVSPPGGKTSIAIDKDQSVVITAGETVVTVKQDDTISIVGKKDLSIEVDGNVQLKCKDATVDASGNIDLGTGGTGVITEGSHKCYFTGAPLKGSQKVKAKG
- a CDS encoding phage tail sheath protein, yielding MASGLIIPGVQVTVVKEVLPQQLAPSGVLGLIGFTERAELTEQNELKVTRAGNWSRYVEVLGRGSAYSLPEARQALDNGVSELVISPLPPNAGATARAVHAGDETKAKAFRDLLTKEVRDATAAADDAKKKWDALKAGTGTDATELKAAEDRYTAAKARQDAATAAQTAGSDISNDKAGVPFAARAPGPWANGLVVRVSYRDNIDQSLSFDVQVLRRVAGREEILEVYRSQALASLTATLRGSSFVKVDETKAVGWPKAGESTLAGGQDASVADYAAALDRLRDEADVDMVLAAVQDFSDLTRVTRIYGAVISHCNALSDECKGRIGFGQVPRTGASDTHAQLASNLVSDRFVLVAPNGVVGAVTGLVGNLPYFHSPTFKRVSGLGDLPPISTEDQKALLRGNVVPVVLERGRGTIVLRGLTTDGDQINVRRVADRAVRMLKMIGDLFIGLLNNADGRTALKQKLVEALVQMEKDGAIVPSTDGKDPAFKVEVYSSQADFALGIVRVNMAVRPVRAIDYIYATITVQV
- a CDS encoding linear amide C-N hydrolase, with amino-acid sequence MCTDFLITGNDTRAAPTPIAVNGRSMEFGADLGSQLLVHAPGESFHSLAPDLKQGLKWTSKYGYVGLTALSKDVIVDGLNTAGLSVGALWAPGSTYPKVSKSSQALALVNFVNWALGTCATVADVKTALTSGDVQVWEGDLLAKLLPLHFPVHDAAGNSIVVEFTNGQLNVYDNPVGVCTNDPPFPVQLQNLGGFSNLSPWDSKGTELGSEFFKPAGHGSGMRGLPGDSTPPARFVRAAYLKQYSQPLVTAADATTLAFHLLNAVDIPLGTSRSTNALNKEEVDYTQWVVVKDLVAKTLSVRFYVNPLVYSVNLNTLDFSGAAGKPFPVPTSPTSIDLTEKLSS